A genomic stretch from Pseudomonas mendocina includes:
- a CDS encoding phosphotransferase, whose translation MLLERFSLLEVAPARVSEDQVLALLQQHFGLSGRLEKLGGERDLNFRVVLADGASKLLKLSHPLEDPQVVDFHNQAMLRIEQQDPSLPVQRVHRSLAGDYATWVEVDEQRMLVRLLSFVDGVPLYRVEQPSQAFRRTLGQSLARFDRALEGFEHPAAGHTLLWDMQHAEHLRPMLAYVEAGEGRRLVEQGLDQFAARVLPLMPQLRKQVIHNDMNPHNIIVDAESPDVLRNILDFGDMVQAPLVNDLAVAASYYLDRSGDVLQPALDMIAAYHHEYPLTDEELALLPELLATRLSLSLCINSWRAELHPENRQYIHRNSVRAWANLRALAALSRAEIEDRIFTSCRQETTA comes from the coding sequence ATGCTACTTGAGCGTTTCAGCTTGCTGGAAGTCGCGCCCGCCCGCGTCAGCGAGGACCAGGTATTGGCCCTGCTGCAGCAGCATTTTGGCTTGAGCGGCAGGCTCGAAAAATTGGGCGGCGAGCGTGACCTGAACTTCCGCGTGGTGCTGGCTGATGGGGCGTCGAAGCTGCTCAAACTGTCGCATCCGCTGGAAGACCCTCAGGTAGTGGACTTCCATAACCAGGCGATGCTCAGAATCGAGCAACAGGACCCAAGCCTGCCGGTGCAGCGTGTGCATCGTTCACTCGCCGGTGACTACGCCACCTGGGTTGAGGTCGATGAACAACGCATGCTGGTGCGGCTGCTGTCGTTTGTCGACGGTGTACCGCTTTATCGCGTGGAGCAACCCAGCCAAGCGTTCCGTCGCACCCTGGGCCAGTCCCTGGCCCGATTCGACAGGGCGCTGGAGGGCTTTGAGCATCCTGCCGCTGGCCATACGCTGCTGTGGGACATGCAGCATGCGGAACACTTGCGGCCGATGCTGGCCTACGTTGAGGCAGGCGAGGGCCGCCGGTTGGTTGAGCAGGGCCTCGACCAGTTTGCCGCGCGGGTACTGCCGCTGATGCCGCAACTGCGCAAGCAGGTCATCCACAACGACATGAATCCGCACAACATCATCGTCGATGCCGAGTCCCCGGATGTGCTGCGCAACATCCTCGACTTTGGCGACATGGTGCAGGCTCCGCTGGTCAACGATCTGGCGGTGGCCGCTTCCTATTATCTGGATCGCAGCGGCGATGTGCTGCAGCCGGCGCTGGACATGATCGCGGCGTATCACCACGAATACCCGCTGACCGACGAAGAGTTGGCGCTACTCCCTGAGTTGCTGGCCACACGCCTGTCGCTGTCACTGTGCATCAACTCGTGGCGCGCTGAACTGCACCCGGAAAACCGCCAGTACATTCACCGCAACTCCGTGCGGGCCTGGGCCAACCTACGGGCGTTGGCTGCGCTGTCGCGCGCGGAGATCGAAGACCGCATCTTTACCAGCTGCCGGCAGGAGACAACCGCATGA
- a CDS encoding ABC transporter substrate-binding protein, translating into MNNKIAAALIFGAFAGPLCAADALTIVSFGGNNRVVQEKAFYQPFSAKHGVQITADDYNGEMAKIKVMADTGKTSWDVVEVESPELIRGCSEGLFEPLNWDSIGNKADFIPAAVTDCGVGIFIWSTLITYDPNKLASAPQGWTDFWDMEKFPGKRGLRRGAKFTLEFALLADGVPADKLYEVLATEEGVKRAFAKLDQIKPNIQWWSSGAQPLQWLAAGDVIMTTAYNGRVTTAQEEGMPFAMQWNGSIYDLDHWAIVKGSKNKELAERFIAFASEPEQQKNFIEGIPYGAANEKAMDLVNPSVGAKLPTAPENLKNASASNAEFWIDHGEDLEERFNAWINQ; encoded by the coding sequence ATGAACAATAAAATCGCAGCTGCACTCATATTTGGAGCATTCGCAGGACCGCTTTGCGCGGCGGATGCGCTCACCATTGTTTCATTCGGTGGGAACAATCGCGTGGTCCAAGAAAAAGCCTTCTACCAGCCCTTCAGCGCCAAACACGGCGTGCAGATCACCGCTGATGACTACAACGGTGAAATGGCCAAGATCAAAGTCATGGCCGACACCGGTAAGACCAGTTGGGACGTGGTTGAAGTTGAATCGCCGGAGCTGATCCGTGGTTGCAGCGAGGGGCTGTTCGAGCCGCTGAACTGGGACAGTATCGGCAACAAGGCAGACTTCATCCCTGCTGCCGTCACCGACTGTGGCGTGGGTATTTTCATCTGGTCGACCTTGATCACCTATGACCCAAACAAGCTGGCTTCGGCACCGCAGGGCTGGACCGACTTTTGGGATATGGAGAAATTCCCAGGTAAGCGCGGCCTGCGTCGTGGTGCCAAGTTCACCCTTGAGTTCGCTCTGCTTGCTGACGGCGTGCCAGCCGACAAGCTCTACGAAGTGCTGGCCACTGAAGAAGGGGTGAAGCGTGCCTTCGCCAAGCTGGACCAGATCAAACCAAACATTCAGTGGTGGAGTTCAGGCGCGCAGCCGCTGCAGTGGCTGGCGGCCGGCGACGTGATCATGACGACGGCCTACAACGGCCGAGTGACGACCGCTCAGGAAGAAGGCATGCCTTTCGCCATGCAGTGGAATGGCAGCATCTACGACCTTGACCACTGGGCCATCGTGAAGGGCAGTAAGAACAAAGAGCTCGCCGAGCGCTTTATCGCCTTCGCCAGCGAGCCCGAACAGCAGAAGAACTTCATCGAAGGCATCCCTTACGGGGCCGCTAACGAGAAAGCAATGGACCTGGTAAACCCGAGCGTTGGCGCGAAACTGCCGACTGCACCGGAGAACCTGAAAAACGCCAGTGCCAGCAATGCCGAGTTCTGGATCGATCACGGCGAAGACTTGGAAGAGCGCTTCAACGCTTGGATCAACCAGTAA
- a CDS encoding electron transfer flavoprotein subunit beta/FixA family protein, with amino-acid sequence MKILVSVKRVIDYNVKVRVKADNSGVDLANVKMSMNPFCEIAVEEAVRLKEKGVASEIVVVTIGPSAAQEQLRTALALGADRAVLVESADELNSLAVAKLLKAVVDKEQPQLVILGKQAIDSDNNQTGQMLGALTGFAQGTFASKVEVAGDKVNVTREIDGGLQTVALNLPAIVTTDLRLNEPRYASLPNIMKAKKKPLETVTPADLGVSTASTVKTLKVEAPAARSAGIKVKSVAELVEKLKNEAKVI; translated from the coding sequence ATGAAAATTCTCGTTTCTGTAAAACGAGTGATCGACTACAACGTTAAAGTTCGCGTTAAAGCGGACAACAGCGGTGTCGATCTCGCTAACGTCAAGATGTCGATGAACCCGTTCTGCGAAATCGCTGTTGAAGAAGCGGTACGCCTGAAAGAAAAAGGCGTGGCGAGCGAAATCGTTGTCGTCACCATCGGCCCGTCCGCCGCTCAAGAGCAACTGCGTACCGCGCTGGCTCTGGGTGCTGATCGCGCTGTTCTGGTTGAGTCGGCTGATGAGCTGAACTCCCTGGCTGTTGCCAAACTGCTGAAAGCCGTTGTCGATAAAGAGCAGCCTCAGCTGGTCATCCTCGGCAAGCAAGCGATCGACAGTGATAACAACCAGACTGGCCAGATGCTAGGCGCTCTGACTGGTTTCGCCCAAGGCACTTTTGCTTCCAAAGTTGAAGTGGCTGGCGACAAGGTCAACGTCACCCGTGAAATCGACGGTGGTCTGCAAACTGTTGCACTGAACCTGCCTGCGATCGTCACCACTGACCTACGTTTGAACGAGCCGCGTTATGCGTCCCTGCCAAACATCATGAAGGCCAAGAAGAAGCCGCTGGAAACCGTTACTCCAGCTGATCTGGGTGTTTCCACCGCCTCTACCGTCAAGACCCTGAAAGTTGAAGCCCCGGCTGCTCGCAGCGCTGGCATCAAGGTCAAGTCTGTAGCTGAACTGGTCGAGAAACTGAAGAACGAAGCGAAGGTAATCTAA
- a CDS encoding FAD-binding protein codes for MAILVVAEHTNATLAPVTLNTVAAAQKIGGDVHVLVAGAGCGAAAEAAAKIAGVSKVLVADNAAFANQLPENVAPLVAELGAGYSHILASATSNGKNILPRVAAQLDVDQISEIIAVESADTFKRPIYAGNAIATVQSSAAIKVITVRGTGFDAVAAEGGNAAIEAVSAGGDAGKSAFVGEELAKSDRPELTAAKIVVSGGRGMQNGDNFKHLYSLADKLGAAVGASRAAVDAGFVPNDMQVGQTGKIVAPQLYIAVGISGAIQHLAGMKDSKVIVAINKDEEAPIFQVADYGLVADLFEAVPELEKAI; via the coding sequence ATGGCTATCTTGGTTGTTGCAGAACACACTAACGCTACGCTGGCCCCTGTCACTCTGAACACTGTGGCAGCTGCTCAGAAGATCGGCGGTGACGTACACGTACTGGTAGCGGGCGCTGGTTGCGGCGCTGCTGCTGAAGCGGCTGCGAAAATCGCGGGCGTTTCCAAGGTCCTGGTTGCTGATAACGCTGCTTTCGCCAATCAGCTGCCGGAAAACGTAGCGCCGCTGGTTGCTGAGCTGGGCGCTGGCTATAGCCACATCCTGGCTTCTGCTACCAGCAACGGTAAGAACATCCTGCCACGCGTTGCTGCGCAGCTGGACGTTGATCAGATCTCTGAAATCATCGCTGTTGAAAGCGCTGACACCTTCAAGCGTCCGATCTACGCCGGTAACGCCATTGCCACCGTGCAATCTTCCGCTGCAATCAAAGTCATCACCGTTCGTGGTACTGGCTTTGATGCTGTTGCTGCTGAAGGCGGTAACGCTGCGATTGAAGCCGTTTCTGCGGGTGGCGACGCTGGCAAATCGGCTTTCGTTGGCGAAGAGCTGGCTAAGTCCGACCGCCCTGAGCTGACCGCTGCCAAGATCGTCGTTTCCGGCGGCCGCGGCATGCAGAACGGCGACAACTTCAAGCACCTGTATTCCCTGGCTGACAAGCTGGGTGCAGCTGTGGGCGCATCCCGCGCTGCAGTTGACGCAGGCTTCGTACCGAACGATATGCAGGTCGGTCAGACCGGTAAAATCGTTGCCCCGCAGCTGTACATCGCGGTGGGCATCTCCGGTGCCATCCAGCACCTGGCCGGTATGAAAGATTCGAAAGTGATCGTTGCAATCAACAAAGACGAAGAAGCCCCGATTTTCCAAGTGGCTGATTACGGTCTGGTTGCCGATCTGTTCGAAGCAGTGCCAGAACTGGAAAAGGCCATCTGA
- a CDS encoding aminotransferase class III-fold pyridoxal phosphate-dependent enzyme, whose translation MSMINGFTSDDAARLSETERRLIERRERLLGPAYRLFYERPLHTVRGEGVWLYDSQGRRYLDAYNNVVSVGHCHPRVVEAMHRQACQLNTHTRYLQEGILDYAEQLLGTFSADLDRVMFTCTGSEANDLALRIARHYTGGTGVIITQFAYHGVTGDIAELSPSLGPAMVLPSHVRTVRAPDAYRLGAENVAATFAADVRAAIEDMRAHGIRPAAILLDGIFSSDGVLPGPQGFIAEGIALAQAEGLIYIADEVQPGFARTGEAMWGYVRHGLRPDIVTLGKPMGNGQPIAGIVGRSEVVDHFGRNMRYFNTFGGNPVSCAAGQAVLDVIRDEQLQQRAKEIGSYLLKGLGQLAERHELIGDVRGAGLFLGVELVSDRVSKQPAAAQARQVVNAMRENGVLISAAGPLENVLKIRPLLAFTQEHADVLINAVDTALSDVQR comes from the coding sequence ATGAGCATGATCAACGGCTTCACCTCTGACGATGCTGCGCGGTTATCAGAAACCGAGCGGCGTTTGATTGAGCGCCGCGAGCGTCTGTTAGGCCCAGCCTACCGCCTGTTCTACGAGCGCCCGCTGCACACGGTGCGCGGTGAAGGCGTCTGGCTGTACGACTCTCAAGGGCGACGCTACCTGGATGCCTACAACAACGTGGTCTCGGTCGGCCATTGCCACCCTCGCGTGGTGGAGGCTATGCACCGTCAGGCGTGCCAGCTCAACACACATACACGCTACCTGCAAGAAGGCATTCTCGATTATGCCGAGCAGCTGCTGGGCACCTTCTCGGCTGATCTGGATCGGGTGATGTTCACCTGCACCGGCAGCGAGGCCAACGACTTGGCCCTGCGCATTGCTCGCCACTACACCGGTGGCACCGGCGTGATCATTACGCAGTTCGCTTACCACGGCGTGACCGGTGATATCGCCGAGTTATCGCCTTCGCTTGGCCCGGCCATGGTGCTGCCGAGCCATGTGCGCACCGTGCGCGCGCCGGACGCTTACCGTCTGGGTGCGGAAAACGTAGCGGCGACTTTTGCGGCTGACGTGCGCGCTGCGATTGAGGACATGCGCGCCCATGGCATACGCCCTGCGGCGATATTGCTCGACGGAATTTTTTCCAGCGACGGCGTACTGCCGGGGCCGCAAGGCTTTATCGCCGAGGGCATCGCGTTGGCTCAGGCAGAGGGGCTGATCTATATCGCTGACGAGGTGCAACCGGGCTTTGCTCGCACTGGTGAGGCGATGTGGGGTTATGTTCGCCACGGTCTGCGGCCGGACATCGTCACCCTTGGAAAGCCCATGGGCAACGGTCAGCCCATTGCGGGTATCGTCGGGCGCTCCGAAGTGGTTGATCATTTCGGCCGCAACATGCGCTACTTCAATACTTTTGGCGGCAACCCGGTTTCCTGTGCAGCTGGCCAGGCCGTGCTGGACGTCATTCGTGACGAGCAACTGCAGCAGCGTGCTAAGGAGATCGGTAGCTATCTGCTGAAAGGGCTTGGCCAGCTGGCCGAGCGTCATGAGCTGATTGGTGATGTACGCGGTGCCGGGTTGTTTCTCGGTGTGGAGTTAGTCAGCGACCGGGTCAGCAAACAGCCTGCCGCAGCCCAAGCGCGCCAAGTAGTCAACGCAATGCGTGAGAACGGGGTGCTGATCAGCGCAGCTGGGCCTCTAGAGAATGTGCTGAAGATCCGCCCGTTGTTGGCCTTCACCCAAGAGCATGCGGACGTGCTGATCAACGCTGTCGATACTGCTTTGAGTGACGTGCAGCGCTAA
- a CDS encoding OprD family porin: MKKISTPVLVSGLALLPSFAHADFIADSKASIETRNFYFNRDYRQDEASQSYSEEWAQSFLLRYESGYTDGTVGVGVDALGLLGLKLDSSPDRTGSGMLPNNGSGRAEDDYSSLGLTAKVRVSNSTLKVGTLLPKLPVVQYNDSRILPQTFEGALVESKEISNLTLQAGQLQQVKMRNSSNAEDIAMTRGNKRNIQVGSHLASDRFNLAGASYAWNNQLTTNYHYANLENLYHQHYLSAVHLLPIADGHSLKSDIRWARSLNDGDSNVDNSAFNAMFTYKLDAHSFGLGFQRMYGETGFAYINGTDPYLVNYVQIGDFANKDEQSWQLRYDYNFASFGLPGLSLMTRYLRGDNIDLLTQQGEGEEWERDTDITYVVQSGLLKNVGFKVRNSTFRSNFGNDIDETRVIVSYTLSLW; encoded by the coding sequence ATGAAAAAAATTAGCACTCCTGTGCTGGTCTCCGGACTAGCGCTGCTGCCCTCGTTCGCCCATGCGGATTTCATCGCTGACAGCAAAGCCAGCATCGAAACCCGTAACTTCTACTTCAACCGTGACTACCGCCAAGACGAAGCGAGCCAGTCTTACTCCGAAGAGTGGGCCCAGAGCTTCCTGCTGCGCTATGAGTCCGGCTACACCGACGGCACCGTCGGCGTGGGTGTCGACGCACTGGGCCTGTTGGGTCTGAAACTCGATTCCAGCCCAGACCGTACTGGCAGCGGCATGCTGCCAAACAATGGCTCGGGTCGTGCCGAAGACGACTACAGCAGCCTGGGCCTGACTGCCAAAGTGCGCGTTTCCAACAGCACGCTGAAAGTGGGCACCCTGCTGCCTAAGCTGCCGGTGGTTCAGTACAACGACTCGCGCATCCTGCCGCAAACCTTCGAGGGCGCGCTGGTTGAGTCCAAAGAGATCAGCAACCTGACCCTGCAAGCCGGTCAGCTGCAACAGGTCAAAATGCGTAACTCTTCCAATGCCGAAGACATCGCCATGACCCGTGGCAACAAGCGCAACATCCAAGTGGGCAGCCATCTGGCCAGCGACCGTTTCAACCTTGCGGGCGCAAGCTATGCTTGGAACAACCAACTGACCACCAACTACCACTACGCCAACCTGGAAAACCTGTACCACCAGCACTACCTGAGCGCAGTTCACCTGCTGCCGATTGCTGACGGTCACTCGCTGAAATCCGACATCCGCTGGGCTCGCTCGCTCAACGATGGCGACAGCAATGTCGACAACAGTGCCTTCAACGCCATGTTCACCTACAAGCTGGACGCTCACTCCTTCGGCCTGGGTTTCCAGCGCATGTACGGTGAAACCGGCTTCGCTTACATCAATGGCACCGACCCATACCTGGTCAACTACGTACAGATTGGCGACTTCGCCAACAAAGACGAACAGTCCTGGCAACTACGCTATGACTACAACTTCGCTAGCTTCGGCCTGCCAGGCCTGAGCTTGATGACCCGCTACCTGCGCGGCGACAACATCGACCTGCTTACCCAGCAAGGCGAAGGCGAAGAATGGGAACGCGACACCGACATTACCTATGTCGTGCAGAGCGGCCTGCTGAAGAATGTCGGTTTCAAAGTGCGTAACAGCACTTTCCGCAGCAACTTCGGTAACGACATCGACGAAACCCGCGTAATTGTCAGCTACACCCTGTCCCTGTGGTGA
- a CDS encoding CaiB/BaiF CoA-transferase family protein: MGALSGIRVLDLSRVLAGPWCGQILADLGAEVIKIERPRVGDDTRGWGPPYMKMPDGENSAEASYYQSANRNKLSVSINISTPEGQELVRALAATSDVLIENYKAGSLAKYGLDYETLSKLNPRLVYCSITGFGQTGPRAEEPGYDFIIQGMGGLMSITGEKDGVPGAGPQKVGVAVADVMTGLYSTIAIQAALLAREKTGRGQHCDMALLDVQVATLGNQSQNYLSTGRSPGRQGNAHVNIVPYQVFTARDMDFIIACGNDTQFVSLCDAIGLPELPLDPRFSKNADRVRNREIIVGILSEHFLKDTADNWVSKIHAVKVPVGVINDIGRALDEPQVLARNMLVNLPHPLNPDFKMVGSPVKLSDTPVEYKHAAPRLGEHTEQVLSTLGLDADKLAELKDKGIIEQLKAD; encoded by the coding sequence ATGGGTGCATTGAGTGGGATTCGGGTACTGGACCTGAGTCGTGTATTGGCAGGCCCTTGGTGCGGTCAGATTCTGGCTGACCTTGGCGCTGAGGTGATCAAAATCGAGCGTCCCCGCGTCGGTGATGACACCCGCGGCTGGGGCCCGCCCTACATGAAAATGCCGGACGGTGAGAACAGCGCCGAGGCGTCCTATTACCAGTCGGCCAACCGTAACAAGTTGTCCGTGTCCATCAACATCTCCACGCCGGAAGGCCAGGAGTTGGTGCGCGCCCTCGCCGCCACCTCCGACGTGTTGATCGAGAACTACAAAGCCGGCTCGCTGGCCAAGTACGGTCTGGACTACGAGACACTGTCCAAGCTCAACCCACGCCTGGTCTATTGCTCCATCACAGGCTTTGGCCAAACCGGCCCGCGTGCCGAAGAGCCGGGTTATGACTTCATCATCCAGGGCATGGGCGGCCTGATGAGCATCACCGGTGAAAAAGACGGCGTGCCTGGTGCTGGCCCACAAAAAGTGGGTGTAGCCGTAGCCGACGTGATGACGGGCCTGTACTCCACAATCGCCATTCAAGCAGCGCTGTTGGCCCGTGAAAAGACTGGCCGTGGTCAGCACTGCGACATGGCTCTGCTGGACGTTCAAGTCGCCACCCTCGGCAACCAGAGCCAGAACTACCTGAGCACAGGTCGTTCACCGGGTCGTCAAGGCAATGCCCACGTCAACATCGTGCCGTACCAAGTGTTCACTGCACGGGACATGGATTTCATCATTGCCTGCGGCAACGACACCCAGTTCGTCTCGCTGTGTGACGCTATTGGCTTGCCAGAACTGCCGCTGGACCCACGCTTCAGCAAGAACGCTGACCGTGTGCGCAACCGTGAAATCATCGTCGGCATACTGTCCGAACACTTCCTCAAAGACACAGCCGACAACTGGGTTTCGAAAATCCACGCCGTCAAAGTGCCTGTGGGCGTGATCAACGACATCGGCCGTGCACTGGATGAGCCACAAGTGCTGGCGCGCAACATGCTGGTCAACCTGCCTCACCCGCTGAATCCCGATTTCAAGATGGTGGGCAGCCCGGTCAAGCTCTCCGACACACCGGTTGAGTACAAGCACGCCGCTCCTCGTTTGGGCGAGCACACCGAGCAAGTACTCAGCACGCTGGGCCTCGATGCCGACAAGCTCGCCGAGCTGAAGGACAAAGGCATCATCGAGCAACTGAAGGCGGATTGA
- a CDS encoding phosphoribosylaminoimidazolesuccinocarboxamide synthase — translation MSTATTLSLKKIYSGKVRDLYEIDDKRMLMVATDRLSAFDVILNEPIPEKGKILTAISNFWFDKLSHIVPNHFTGDKVEDIVPAAELPLVEGRSVVAKRLKPVAVEAIVRGYIVGSGWKEYQKNGTVCGIQLPEGLKEASKLPQPIFTPSTKAAVGDHDENISFERCEAIIGAELAAKVRDTSIALYTAAVEYAATRGIIIADTKFEFGLDEDGTLTLMDEVLTPDSSRFWPADSYVEGKNPPSFDKQFVRDWLESTGWNKEPPAPAVPADVAQKTADKYREALTRLTS, via the coding sequence ATGAGCACAGCCACCACCCTGAGCCTGAAGAAAATCTATTCGGGCAAAGTCCGCGACCTCTACGAGATCGACGACAAACGCATGTTGATGGTCGCAACCGATCGCCTGTCGGCATTCGACGTGATCCTCAACGAACCGATCCCGGAGAAGGGCAAGATCCTGACGGCCATTTCCAACTTCTGGTTCGACAAGCTTTCCCACATCGTGCCCAACCACTTCACTGGCGACAAAGTCGAAGACATCGTTCCGGCTGCTGAACTGCCGCTGGTTGAAGGGCGTTCTGTTGTCGCCAAACGCCTTAAGCCAGTCGCTGTAGAAGCCATTGTGCGTGGTTACATCGTTGGCTCCGGCTGGAAGGAATACCAAAAGAACGGCACCGTTTGCGGTATCCAACTTCCGGAAGGCCTCAAAGAAGCCTCCAAACTGCCACAGCCGATCTTTACGCCTTCCACCAAGGCGGCGGTGGGTGACCACGACGAGAACATCTCCTTCGAGCGCTGCGAAGCCATTATCGGTGCTGAGCTGGCTGCCAAGGTCCGCGACACCTCCATTGCGCTGTACACCGCAGCGGTCGAGTACGCAGCTACCCGTGGCATCATCATCGCCGACACCAAGTTCGAATTCGGTCTGGACGAAGACGGCACTCTGACCCTAATGGACGAAGTGCTGACCCCTGACTCCAGCCGTTTCTGGCCGGCAGACAGCTACGTCGAAGGCAAAAATCCACCGAGCTTCGACAAGCAGTTCGTGCGCGACTGGCTGGAATCTACTGGCTGGAACAAAGAGCCACCAGCTCCAGCTGTACCGGCTGACGTCGCCCAGAAGACTGCCGACAAATACCGCGAAGCACTGACTCGCCTGACCAGCTAA
- a CDS encoding GntR family transcriptional regulator: MSYPIENLNHSYLGSGIYGLLREALITGRLKPDDRLRIRDLAEQLGTSVTPVRDAILQLAKEQALVLKTPRDIRVPMLTSKQYLEIRSIRLALEGLAAETAASLATPQQLEQLERCIRDNLAAIQNNDLAAALACNHQFHYALAEIADMPVLTGLLDGLWMRTGPLIARAYASFNERMAIDHHWDVLAAMKKKDGPAAREAICADILDGSQEMLEYVQQEHD; this comes from the coding sequence ATGAGTTATCCCATTGAGAACCTGAACCACTCCTACCTGGGCAGCGGCATCTACGGCCTGCTGCGCGAGGCACTGATCACCGGCCGGCTCAAGCCTGACGACCGCTTGCGCATTCGCGATCTGGCCGAACAGCTGGGCACCAGCGTCACCCCGGTGCGCGACGCCATATTGCAGCTGGCAAAGGAACAGGCGCTGGTTCTCAAAACCCCGCGGGACATCCGCGTGCCCATGCTCACCTCCAAGCAGTACCTGGAGATCCGTAGCATCCGCCTTGCCTTGGAAGGATTGGCCGCCGAGACTGCCGCCTCACTCGCCACGCCGCAGCAGTTGGAGCAGCTGGAGCGCTGCATCCGCGACAATCTGGCAGCGATTCAAAACAATGACCTGGCAGCGGCGCTGGCCTGCAATCACCAGTTCCACTACGCCCTGGCCGAGATCGCCGACATGCCGGTACTCACCGGTCTGCTCGATGGCCTGTGGATGCGCACCGGCCCGCTGATCGCCCGCGCCTACGCCAGCTTCAACGAACGCATGGCCATCGACCACCACTGGGATGTACTCGCCGCAATGAAGAAAAAAGACGGCCCCGCCGCCCGCGAAGCCATCTGCGCCGACATCCTCGACGGCAGCCAGGAAATGCTGGAATACGTGCAGCAGGAGCATGATTGA
- a CDS encoding SDR family oxidoreductase — MSDQPTLLLTGASRGIGHATVKQFNAAGWRVFTASRQDLKGCPWSEGLANHIHLDLSNIEDVQKRLPEIREKLGGRLDALVNNAGVSPKGPNGERLGVLESDYATWLNVFNVNLFSTALLAQGLFDELKAAKGSVINVTSIAGSRVHPFAGVAYACSKAALAALTREMAHDFGAHGVRVNAIAPGEIDTSILSAGTELIVERSIPMKRMGSPEEVATLIHFLCTQGASYVNGAEIHVNGGQHV; from the coding sequence ATGAGCGATCAACCGACCCTACTCCTCACCGGCGCCAGTCGCGGCATTGGTCACGCCACTGTTAAACAGTTCAATGCGGCGGGATGGCGGGTATTCACCGCGTCCAGACAGGACCTCAAAGGTTGCCCCTGGTCCGAAGGACTGGCCAACCACATCCACCTCGACCTCAGTAACATTGAGGACGTGCAGAAACGCCTACCGGAGATTCGCGAGAAGCTCGGTGGCCGCCTGGACGCCCTGGTCAACAACGCAGGCGTCTCCCCCAAAGGCCCTAACGGTGAGCGCCTTGGCGTGCTGGAAAGCGATTACGCCACCTGGCTCAACGTGTTCAACGTCAACCTGTTCTCCACTGCCCTGCTGGCCCAGGGCCTGTTCGATGAACTCAAAGCGGCGAAAGGTTCAGTGATCAACGTCACCTCCATTGCCGGCTCCCGCGTGCACCCTTTTGCCGGCGTTGCCTACGCGTGCTCCAAGGCCGCGCTCGCCGCCCTGACCCGGGAGATGGCCCACGACTTCGGTGCCCATGGCGTACGGGTGAATGCCATCGCACCTGGGGAAATCGACACCTCAATCCTGTCGGCCGGCACCGAGCTGATCGTTGAGCGCTCAATTCCAATGAAGCGTATGGGCTCGCCGGAGGAAGTCGCCACCCTGATCCACTTCCTCTGCACCCAGGGGGCCTCGTACGTAAACGGCGCGGAAATCCACGTCAACGGTGGGCAACATGTCTGA